A DNA window from Chthonomonas sp. contains the following coding sequences:
- a CDS encoding NADH-quinone oxidoreductase subunit M: MGILSLLTFLPLIGALLLMFLPDKDNKLIRNVALAMTVITFGVSLVVFSRFQGGTYHFQMVEMVKWIPQIGLSYKLGVDGISIWLLVLTTFLMVIATWFSFYVDKRVKSYMIYLLILETAMLGVFLSLDLILFYTFFEASLIPMYFLINIWGGARRQYAAAKFFIYTFAGSIFMLIGIITMHQLYAKATGNAGTFDYTMIQSEVASGRFWVSAMQLQPILFWSFAVAFMVKCPMFPFHTWLPDAHVEAPTAGSVILAGVLLKMGTYGFLRFCLPLFPEAVQSQLIWIVVLALVGIIYGAIVAAVQPDVKKLVAYSSVAHMGFVVIGIFSLTHEGLVGGAMQQLNHGVSTGALFLLIGLLYERRHTRMFKDYGGLKKQMPIFSLLFLIVMLSSVGLPSLNGFVGEFLAMFGLFQASYAGAFNLNLGLAIVAGFGVVLAAVYLLVMFMKVFYGPNDNPDNQRLKDIKGWEIAMVMSLVVLIFWGGMYPNTFLKPMEASLGAVRQMAINPAGQRPSYQNPLLDISPTGDLVQVEAREPGNYKQENPKVLVPANFYFPQRMQPQKEARLIQPATKEKVES; this comes from the coding sequence ATGGGCATTCTTAGTCTCCTCACCTTCTTGCCGCTCATCGGCGCGCTGCTCCTGATGTTCCTCCCGGACAAGGACAACAAGCTGATCCGCAACGTGGCGCTCGCCATGACGGTGATCACGTTTGGTGTCAGCCTGGTGGTGTTTAGCCGCTTCCAAGGCGGCACCTACCACTTCCAAATGGTGGAGATGGTCAAATGGATTCCGCAGATTGGGCTGAGTTACAAGCTCGGCGTAGACGGCATCAGCATTTGGCTGCTCGTACTGACCACGTTCCTGATGGTCATCGCGACCTGGTTCAGTTTCTACGTGGACAAGCGGGTCAAGTCGTACATGATCTACCTGCTGATCTTGGAAACGGCGATGCTCGGCGTGTTCCTGTCGCTCGACCTGATCCTGTTCTACACGTTCTTTGAAGCCAGCCTCATCCCGATGTACTTCCTCATCAATATCTGGGGCGGTGCGCGCCGACAGTACGCGGCGGCGAAGTTCTTTATCTACACCTTCGCGGGTTCAATCTTCATGCTGATCGGCATCATCACGATGCATCAGCTTTACGCGAAGGCGACCGGAAACGCGGGCACCTTTGACTACACGATGATCCAGTCGGAGGTCGCCAGCGGCCGCTTCTGGGTTAGTGCCATGCAATTGCAACCCATTCTCTTCTGGAGTTTCGCGGTCGCGTTCATGGTCAAATGCCCGATGTTCCCGTTCCATACGTGGTTGCCCGATGCGCACGTCGAAGCGCCCACGGCCGGGTCGGTGATTCTGGCCGGCGTGTTGCTGAAAATGGGCACCTACGGGTTCCTGCGCTTCTGCTTGCCGCTCTTCCCCGAAGCCGTGCAGTCGCAGCTCATTTGGATAGTGGTGCTGGCCCTGGTCGGCATCATCTATGGCGCGATTGTGGCCGCCGTGCAGCCCGACGTAAAGAAACTCGTCGCGTATTCATCGGTCGCGCACATGGGGTTTGTCGTCATCGGCATCTTCTCCCTCACCCACGAGGGTCTGGTCGGCGGCGCGATGCAGCAGCTCAACCACGGCGTGAGCACCGGCGCGCTCTTCTTGCTCATTGGCTTGCTTTACGAGCGACGTCACACACGCATGTTTAAGGATTACGGCGGGCTCAAAAAGCAGATGCCGATTTTCTCGTTGCTGTTCCTCATCGTGATGCTCAGCAGCGTGGGCTTGCCGAGTCTCAACGGATTTGTCGGTGAATTCCTAGCCATGTTCGGCTTGTTCCAGGCCAGCTATGCCGGGGCGTTTAACTTGAATCTGGGCCTTGCGATTGTCGCCGGGTTTGGCGTCGTGCTCGCCGCGGTTTACCTGCTGGTCATGTTCATGAAGGTCTTCTACGGCCCGAACGACAACCCCGACAACCAGCGGCTCAAGGATATTAAGGGCTGGGAAATCGCGATGGTGATGAGCCTCGTGGTGCTTATTTTCTGGGGCGGAATGTATCCCAACACCTTCCTCAAGCCGATGGAGGCTTCGCTCGGCGCGGTTCGCCAGATGGCGATTAACCCGGCGGGGCAGCGTCCAAGCTACCAAAACCCGCTGCTGGACATCAGTCCGACCGGCGATTTGGTGCAAGTGGAGGCGCGCGAACCGGGCAACTACAAGCAAGAAAACCCCAAGGTATTGGTGCCGGCGAACTTCTACTTCCCGCAGCGCATGCAGCCGCAAAAGGAAGCTCGCCTCATCCAACCCGCAACCAAGGAGAAGGTGGAATCTTGA
- a CDS encoding iron-sulfur cluster assembly accessory protein, protein MTTDFPVSIEDSALVQLRRMLDRKGDPEAFIRIGVKGGGCSGFEYVIKVDNKPSKFDIRVELDGVPVVSDSRSAKYLQGAVVKSTKNLLNNALTIENPNASRSCGCGTSFTPKDDLLA, encoded by the coding sequence ATGACCACCGATTTCCCCGTTTCCATTGAAGATTCGGCGCTTGTTCAACTGCGCCGCATGCTCGACCGCAAGGGCGACCCCGAGGCGTTCATCCGCATCGGCGTGAAGGGCGGCGGATGCAGCGGCTTTGAGTACGTGATCAAGGTGGACAACAAGCCCAGCAAGTTCGATATCCGCGTTGAGCTCGATGGCGTGCCGGTGGTGAGCGATTCGCGCTCAGCCAAATACTTGCAGGGCGCGGTCGTCAAGTCCACCAAGAACCTGCTCAACAACGCCCTGACCATCGAGAATCCCAACGCGTCCCGCAGTTGTGGTTGCGGGACGAGTTTTACGCCGAAAGACGACCTGCTGGCTTAG
- the rplB gene encoding 50S ribosomal protein L2 has product MPTKRLKPTSPGRRHQIVATYSELTKGKPEKSLLGKVKKTGGRNHFGRVTSFNTGGGNKRRYRIIDFKRLKDEFSAKVAAIEYDPNRTCRIALLYYTDGSKSYILAPKGLAVGSTVQSGAGADILPGNCLELKNIPLGTLVHNVELQPGRGGQMVRAAGAAAQVMAKEGDYATLRLPSGEMRKVRSSCRATVGEVGNAEHENEQIGKAGKNRGLGRKPHVRGVVKSPRDHPHGGGEAKSPVGRKKGPVDRWGNKAIGQRTRSNKRTDKFIVRRRNA; this is encoded by the coding sequence ATGCCGACAAAACGACTTAAACCCACATCCCCGGGGCGACGCCACCAGATCGTCGCGACCTACTCGGAACTGACCAAGGGCAAGCCCGAAAAGAGCCTGCTCGGCAAGGTCAAGAAAACCGGCGGTCGCAACCACTTTGGTCGCGTCACCTCGTTCAACACCGGGGGCGGCAACAAGCGCCGCTACCGAATCATTGACTTTAAGCGCCTGAAGGACGAGTTCTCGGCCAAGGTCGCGGCGATCGAATACGATCCGAACCGCACCTGCCGCATCGCGTTGCTTTACTACACGGACGGTTCGAAGAGCTACATTCTGGCTCCGAAGGGTCTGGCCGTAGGTAGCACCGTGCAAAGCGGCGCCGGCGCCGACATTCTGCCGGGCAACTGCCTTGAGCTCAAGAACATCCCGCTTGGTACGCTGGTCCACAACGTGGAACTGCAACCGGGTCGCGGGGGCCAGATGGTCCGCGCCGCGGGTGCCGCCGCTCAGGTCATGGCGAAGGAAGGCGATTACGCTACCCTCCGCTTGCCGTCGGGCGAAATGCGCAAGGTTCGCAGCAGTTGCCGCGCCACCGTTGGTGAAGTTGGTAACGCCGAACACGAAAACGAGCAGATTGGGAAGGCGGGTAAGAACCGCGGTCTCGGTCGCAAGCCGCACGTTCGTGGCGTTGTCAAGTCGCCGCGAGACCACCCTCATGGTGGTGGTGAAGCGAAGTCGCCGGTCGGACGCAAGAAGGGTCCGGTCGACCGCTGGGGCAACAAGGCCATTGGCCAACGCACCCGCAGCAACAAGCGCACCGACAAGTTCATTGTTCGCCGCCGCAACGCCTAG
- the nuoL gene encoding NADH-quinone oxidoreductase subunit L, with protein sequence MAENTKTLILLVLLLPLLGFLVQSLLGGRIVKSGNDAAGKRIAGFLAVLPIAASFVIGAIITAGLVKAPAGAHYTYFNWIEIQSLVVPFELRVDQLSMTMVLIITGLGSLIHLFATGYMAEEKEYTRFFTYLNLFIAFMLILVLGNNLAMLFIGWEGVGLCSYLLIGFWYKDLNNSRAANKAFIVNRIGDWGLTLGLFMAAALLMANLSQLGDIGGRFLSYDVLLSEASLNVFKSNPEMTTVIALLLFVGAMGKSAQFPLYIWLPDAMAGPTPVSALIHAATMVTSGIVLLNRMAPIFAMSPTASGVVMIVGAFTALFAALIAFGQRDIKKVLAYSTVSQLGYMFIACGAGAYWVGMFHVITHAFFKALLFLGSGAVIHAMAHEQDMRWYGNLKKYIPITTMVMTIGWLAIAGFPFMAGAFSKESILGAAFGNHLAEINGVQVGAIAGWIAVGVALLTAAYMTRMTMLTFYGGEERWRELGLHSEAHHDHDHDHHEHHAHAHAHEDHGPDTHGFFYTDEEMAAQHEEHEHHHHLDAEYTPHEVSPSMWVPLAILAVLSVIGGAIFYNVWNLEKWLYPNGVPMLDPELAHGHPASGFLAQHFGPTILGVHINGLFLVATGAGVLGMLIGYIIYRKGMPKREKDEATMLSIQRAAGNQFGYDSLMVNASVEGGEALADKFFFRFLDSKVVDGIVNGVGVLSTKLGSILKIFQTGYVRSYALLMMVGVLGLLVSMVIQMMNGGAH encoded by the coding sequence ATGGCGGAAAACACTAAGACACTTATTCTTCTGGTCCTGCTGTTGCCGCTGCTCGGCTTCCTCGTGCAGTCGCTGCTCGGCGGGCGCATTGTCAAAAGTGGCAACGACGCCGCGGGCAAGCGAATCGCCGGGTTCCTAGCGGTGCTCCCGATTGCAGCTTCGTTTGTGATCGGTGCGATCATCACGGCGGGGCTGGTCAAGGCTCCAGCGGGCGCGCACTACACCTACTTCAATTGGATCGAAATCCAGTCGCTCGTGGTTCCGTTCGAACTCCGCGTGGACCAACTCAGCATGACGATGGTGCTGATTATCACCGGGCTGGGGTCGCTGATTCACCTGTTCGCGACTGGTTACATGGCCGAGGAAAAGGAGTACACCCGCTTCTTTACGTACCTCAACCTCTTCATCGCGTTCATGCTCATCCTCGTGCTGGGCAACAACTTGGCGATGCTGTTTATCGGCTGGGAAGGCGTGGGCCTTTGCTCGTACCTACTCATCGGCTTTTGGTACAAGGACCTCAACAACTCGCGCGCGGCCAACAAGGCGTTTATCGTCAACCGCATCGGCGACTGGGGTCTCACGCTCGGATTGTTCATGGCCGCGGCCCTGCTCATGGCGAACCTCAGCCAACTCGGAGACATCGGCGGCCGATTCCTGAGTTACGACGTGCTCCTCTCGGAGGCGTCGCTCAACGTCTTTAAGTCGAATCCGGAGATGACGACCGTCATCGCCCTGCTGCTGTTTGTCGGCGCGATGGGCAAATCGGCGCAGTTCCCGCTGTATATCTGGCTCCCGGACGCGATGGCCGGTCCGACGCCGGTTTCGGCGCTCATCCACGCGGCGACGATGGTCACCTCGGGCATCGTTCTGCTCAACCGCATGGCGCCGATCTTTGCGATGTCGCCCACCGCGAGCGGCGTGGTCATGATTGTCGGGGCGTTCACGGCGCTGTTCGCCGCGCTCATCGCCTTCGGGCAGCGAGATATCAAGAAGGTGCTCGCGTACTCGACGGTTTCGCAACTCGGCTATATGTTTATTGCCTGCGGCGCGGGCGCGTATTGGGTGGGCATGTTCCACGTCATCACGCACGCGTTCTTCAAGGCGCTGCTGTTCTTGGGTTCGGGCGCGGTCATCCACGCGATGGCTCACGAACAGGACATGCGCTGGTACGGCAACCTCAAGAAGTACATTCCGATTACGACGATGGTCATGACCATCGGGTGGCTGGCCATCGCCGGATTCCCGTTTATGGCGGGGGCGTTTAGCAAGGAAAGCATTCTCGGCGCGGCCTTCGGCAACCATTTGGCGGAGATCAATGGCGTCCAGGTTGGCGCGATCGCCGGTTGGATTGCGGTCGGCGTGGCTCTGCTCACCGCGGCCTACATGACCCGCATGACCATGCTCACGTTTTACGGCGGAGAAGAGCGGTGGCGCGAACTTGGCTTGCACTCCGAGGCCCATCACGATCACGATCACGATCACCACGAGCATCACGCCCATGCGCACGCCCACGAGGATCATGGTCCGGACACGCACGGATTCTTCTACACCGACGAGGAGATGGCGGCTCAGCACGAAGAGCACGAGCACCATCACCACCTTGACGCCGAGTACACGCCGCACGAGGTGTCGCCCAGCATGTGGGTGCCGCTCGCGATTTTGGCCGTGCTCAGCGTGATTGGCGGCGCGATTTTCTACAACGTTTGGAACCTCGAAAAATGGCTCTACCCCAACGGCGTGCCGATGCTCGACCCCGAACTGGCGCACGGACACCCGGCGAGCGGGTTCTTGGCGCAACACTTTGGCCCCACGATTCTGGGCGTCCACATCAACGGACTGTTCCTGGTGGCCACCGGCGCGGGCGTGCTCGGCATGCTGATCGGCTACATCATCTATCGCAAAGGCATGCCGAAGCGCGAAAAGGACGAGGCGACGATGCTTTCGATCCAGCGCGCGGCGGGCAACCAGTTTGGCTACGACAGCCTGATGGTCAACGCCAGCGTCGAAGGCGGCGAAGCCCTCGCCGACAAGTTCTTCTTCCGATTCCTGGATAGCAAGGTCGTGGACGGCATCGTGAACGGCGTGGGTGTGCTCAGCACCAAACTCGGCTCGATCCTTAAGATATTCCAGACTGGCTACGTGCGCAGCTACGCGCTGCTCATGATGGTCGGCGTGCTCGGACTCCTCGTTTCAATGGTCATTCAAATGATGAACGGAGGCGCACACTAA
- a CDS encoding PQQ-dependent sugar dehydrogenase — MSAAQTVSPAYTGLARPVVVAYAPNDSRMFIVEQRSSTVGRIRVVVNGSLQATPYLSINGVATGSEQGLLGVCFDPNFATNGFLYVNYTQADGTTRIVRYKQSVASPNTADPASAFNIMQLAQPFSNHNSGSLKFGSDGFMWIPTGDGGSGNDPGDRAQTKTNLLGKILRIDVSGDDYPADTTKNYRIPAGNAGAGFAPEVWSYGWRNPWQFDFDRVERGGFGGLFVADVGQNAWEEISFERAGAPAGLNYGWRIREGMHNTGLGGVGVAPFVDPIYEYDHGMGLSISGGSLYRGVKMGPANWSRYFFADYITAELWSVKITFDANLNATASDFMNHGTAGNMTSIMPDGNAELFAGTVSGSVLALSGSGRGVSGVVTLGDLSVAGQKARRVTFQVKDMTTGTTYPIDYNLPASGAFRIPATENMTEVSLKVSHWLNKKIVIMPGTANLTGQDMTLLNGDVNTTDNLVDIADYSILAGAFDAAVGDPGYVANADLNEDGIIDIADYTILATNFDVVGD, encoded by the coding sequence GTGAGCGCTGCGCAAACGGTCTCGCCGGCCTATACGGGTCTTGCTCGTCCGGTGGTCGTGGCCTACGCTCCCAACGACTCGCGCATGTTTATCGTCGAGCAACGCTCCAGCACGGTTGGCCGCATTCGGGTGGTGGTGAACGGGTCGCTGCAGGCCACCCCCTATCTGTCCATCAACGGAGTCGCAACGGGAAGCGAGCAGGGTTTGCTGGGCGTGTGCTTTGACCCCAACTTTGCGACGAACGGTTTTCTGTACGTCAACTATACGCAGGCCGACGGCACCACGCGCATTGTGCGATACAAGCAATCCGTGGCTTCGCCCAACACGGCGGATCCGGCTTCGGCCTTTAACATCATGCAATTGGCCCAGCCGTTCAGCAACCACAATTCCGGTTCGCTCAAGTTTGGGTCCGACGGGTTTATGTGGATCCCCACTGGCGACGGCGGGTCGGGCAACGACCCTGGCGACCGGGCCCAAACCAAGACGAATCTACTTGGCAAAATCCTGCGCATTGACGTGAGCGGGGACGACTACCCGGCGGACACAACCAAGAATTACAGGATTCCCGCGGGCAACGCGGGCGCGGGCTTCGCGCCGGAAGTATGGTCCTATGGCTGGCGCAACCCTTGGCAGTTTGACTTTGACCGCGTGGAACGCGGCGGCTTCGGCGGCCTGTTTGTCGCCGACGTCGGACAGAACGCTTGGGAAGAAATTAGCTTTGAGCGCGCCGGAGCCCCCGCGGGCCTGAACTACGGCTGGCGCATTCGCGAAGGCATGCACAATACTGGCCTGGGCGGGGTCGGGGTGGCTCCGTTCGTGGATCCGATTTACGAGTACGACCACGGAATGGGCCTCAGCATTTCGGGCGGTAGCCTGTATCGCGGCGTCAAGATGGGTCCGGCCAACTGGAGCCGCTACTTCTTTGCGGACTACATTACGGCTGAGTTGTGGTCGGTTAAGATCACGTTTGACGCCAACCTGAACGCAACGGCGAGCGATTTTATGAACCATGGCACCGCCGGCAACATGACTTCAATCATGCCGGATGGCAACGCAGAACTCTTTGCTGGGACGGTGTCGGGCAGCGTGCTTGCGCTCAGCGGGTCAGGTCGTGGCGTGAGTGGCGTGGTGACCCTTGGCGACCTCAGTGTGGCCGGGCAAAAGGCGCGCCGGGTTACATTCCAAGTGAAGGACATGACCACCGGCACCACGTATCCGATTGACTACAACTTGCCAGCCAGCGGCGCGTTCCGAATTCCGGCGACGGAAAACATGACCGAAGTGAGCCTCAAGGTGAGCCACTGGCTCAACAAGAAGATTGTCATTATGCCCGGCACAGCTAACCTGACGGGGCAAGACATGACCCTGCTGAACGGTGACGTCAACACGACGGACAACCTGGTGGATATTGCCGACTACTCGATTCTTGCCGGCGCTTTTGATGCCGCCGTTGGTGACCCCGGGTATGTCGCGAACGCGGATCTGAACGAGGACGGCATCATTGACATTGCCGACTATACGATCCTGGCGACGAACTTCGACGTGGTTGGCGACTAA
- a CDS encoding Rrf2 family transcriptional regulator: MKLSAQEEYGLRCLLALGSLPEGRSMTIPEFAVREGISQPLAAKTLTCLRKLGYIKSTRGQLGGYILARPATEIMLGAVMAELGGRLYSDEFCDRFTINDQACVHRGHCLLHGVYEKVQGAIDRALDGVSLAHILPAPEPMVRATSLASPRPQ, from the coding sequence ATGAAGCTTTCCGCGCAAGAAGAGTACGGTCTCCGCTGCTTGCTGGCGCTGGGAAGTCTGCCCGAGGGCCGCTCGATGACCATCCCCGAGTTCGCCGTGCGCGAAGGCATCAGCCAACCGCTCGCGGCCAAGACGCTTACCTGCCTGCGCAAGCTTGGCTACATCAAGAGCACGCGCGGTCAGCTGGGCGGATACATCTTGGCGCGGCCAGCCACCGAAATCATGCTGGGCGCCGTCATGGCGGAGCTTGGCGGACGCCTCTACTCGGACGAATTCTGCGACCGATTTACGATCAACGACCAAGCCTGCGTCCACCGCGGACATTGCCTGCTGCACGGCGTGTACGAAAAGGTGCAAGGTGCCATTGATCGCGCGCTCGACGGCGTGAGCCTCGCCCACATTTTGCCCGCGCCGGAACCCATGGTCCGCGCAACCTCGCTCGCCAGCCCCCGACCCCAATGA
- the rplW gene encoding 50S ribosomal protein L23 yields the protein MKNAYDVILRPRITERSVKLSYGDARKEAEAVQRQYTFEVHVDANKIEIAQAIEAIYNIGRKDGEKVSVEKVRTIRMKGKTKRVGQRKPGVRPQWKKAIVTLGNGQILEDFGV from the coding sequence ATGAAAAACGCTTATGATGTCATTCTCCGCCCCCGCATTACCGAGCGCTCGGTGAAGCTGAGCTACGGCGACGCCCGCAAGGAAGCCGAAGCCGTGCAACGCCAGTACACCTTTGAAGTGCACGTGGATGCGAACAAGATCGAGATTGCGCAAGCCATCGAAGCTATCTACAACATCGGCCGCAAGGACGGTGAAAAGGTAAGCGTCGAGAAGGTCCGCACAATCCGCATGAAGGGCAAGACCAAGCGCGTGGGCCAGCGAAAGCCGGGCGTACGCCCCCAATGGAAGAAGGCCATCGTTACCCTCGGTAACGGCCAGATTCTGGAGGACTTCGGAGTTTAA
- the nuoK gene encoding NADH-quinone oxidoreductase subunit NuoK produces the protein MAGVPLYWYLLLGAFMFTTGAVGVIIRRNPVVVFMCIELMLNAVNLTFLSFSRYSPTLLPADRMASDHWMTGQMAVIFVMAVAAAEVAVGLGIIMAIFRLREEVDLDEMSELQG, from the coding sequence ATGGCTGGCGTTCCTCTTTACTGGTATCTGCTTCTCGGGGCATTTATGTTCACGACCGGCGCGGTTGGCGTCATCATTCGCCGCAACCCGGTGGTCGTGTTCATGTGCATTGAGCTGATGCTCAACGCGGTCAACCTCACTTTCCTTTCGTTCTCTCGATACAGTCCTACGTTGCTCCCCGCCGATCGGATGGCGAGCGACCACTGGATGACCGGTCAGATGGCGGTGATTTTTGTGATGGCGGTGGCGGCGGCGGAAGTCGCGGTCGGCCTCGGCATTATCATGGCGATCTTCCGGCTTCGTGAAGAAGTGGACCTCGACGAAATGAGCGAGTTGCAAGGGTAA
- the rplC gene encoding 50S ribosomal protein L3 translates to MLPGILGIKVGMTQVYDNEGRVIPVTVIQAGPVIVTQLKTLEKDQYTAVQVGFGEQSDKHLTFPKFGHLKKAGLTKNVRHMREFRVEKVDGFELGQEIDASIFEAGQEVTVTGTSKGRGFAGGVKRYGFKGQHMTHGYMTHRRPLSSGATGPQRVFKGTRKPGHMGTDTVTQKGLKVVKVDAERNLILVDGSVPGANGGLVTINMVVKN, encoded by the coding sequence ATGCTTCCGGGAATACTCGGGATTAAGGTGGGCATGACCCAGGTCTACGACAACGAAGGCCGCGTCATTCCCGTTACGGTCATCCAGGCCGGTCCCGTCATTGTTACCCAGCTGAAAACGCTGGAAAAGGATCAGTACACTGCCGTGCAAGTTGGCTTTGGCGAACAAAGCGACAAGCACCTCACGTTCCCCAAGTTTGGTCACCTTAAGAAGGCTGGCCTGACCAAGAACGTACGACACATGCGCGAGTTCCGCGTCGAAAAGGTGGACGGCTTCGAGCTCGGCCAAGAGATCGATGCGAGCATCTTCGAAGCTGGCCAAGAGGTGACCGTGACCGGCACCAGCAAGGGCCGCGGCTTCGCGGGTGGCGTCAAGCGCTACGGATTTAAGGGTCAGCACATGACCCACGGTTACATGACCCACCGCCGCCCGCTCTCGAGCGGTGCGACCGGTCCGCAACGCGTGTTTAAGGGCACGCGCAAGCCGGGCCACATGGGTACGGATACCGTCACGCAAAAGGGCCTCAAGGTCGTTAAGGTCGATGCCGAGCGCAACCTCATTCTGGTTGACGGCAGCGTCCCCGGCGCCAACGGTGGCCTGGTGACCATCAACATGGTGGTGAAGAACTAA
- the rplD gene encoding 50S ribosomal protein L4 has translation MATIEIKDAKGKVVGKHDVSKTVGEVAPLMSVLHRAVVTEQNNSRQGTQSARTRSETRGGGRKPYKQKKTGNARQGTIRAPHYAHGGMAFAVKPRDYSQKLNKKERRLALMGAMNAQVTAGNVVIAETIAFAAPKTKDAIAFLQAMGVADAKRVLIILPEVDGNTHKSFRNLQNVVVRTAPAADGSVKTATFSTRDVLVAHKIVVAKDAMAKIEEVWS, from the coding sequence ATGGCAACCATTGAAATTAAGGACGCCAAGGGCAAAGTTGTCGGCAAGCACGACGTCAGCAAGACAGTTGGCGAAGTCGCGCCGTTGATGTCGGTCCTCCACCGCGCGGTGGTGACTGAGCAAAACAACTCTCGCCAAGGCACACAATCGGCCCGAACCCGCAGCGAAACTCGCGGCGGCGGTCGCAAGCCGTACAAGCAAAAGAAGACCGGTAACGCCCGCCAAGGGACGATCCGTGCTCCGCACTACGCGCATGGTGGGATGGCCTTCGCCGTCAAGCCGCGCGATTACAGCCAAAAGCTGAACAAGAAGGAGCGACGACTGGCGCTGATGGGTGCGATGAACGCCCAAGTGACCGCCGGTAACGTCGTGATCGCCGAAACGATTGCTTTTGCCGCGCCGAAGACCAAGGATGCAATTGCATTCCTGCAAGCAATGGGCGTCGCCGATGCCAAGCGCGTGCTGATCATTCTGCCCGAGGTCGATGGCAACACCCACAAGTCGTTCCGCAACTTGCAGAACGTCGTGGTGCGCACCGCCCCGGCCGCCGATGGCAGCGTGAAGACGGCAACGTTCTCCACCCGCGACGTTCTGGTTGCCCACAAGATCGTGGTCGCCAAGGACGCCATGGCAAAGATTGAGGAGGTTTGGTCGTAA
- a CDS encoding NADH-quinone oxidoreductase subunit N, translating into MQNILQLYNVTPPSIDWLMLMPVLFMIGTGLLSLIVMSAQKSRDTMPLWFITIVGSICSGYSAIAQLNLPVGTSFSNMVMRDKMAVILQLAIAVITLVVALFSDAYLKQKRIAFREFYPLVAWAAAGAMIMVSTTNLLMLFIGLEVLSIALYVMVAMSRYELKSEESAIKYFLLGAFASAFLLYGIAFIYGATGSVQIEKINLAWGIAPNGLVAVGVGLMLVGVLFKAALVPFHQWTPDVYQGAPTNVTAFMAAASKVAAIGALYRILDASDALKHLYMPALYWIAILTMVIPNLLALVQTDVKRVLGYSSIANAGYVLVGLLAAIQMKQGPGTAIIYLVGYSLMTVGAFAVISLAANGGKESTTFDDLRGLWRRSPIAAGLLTVFVVSLIGIPPTAGFWGKLLIFQDAVRADMVSLAIVLAVSSLISLYYYLRILLAAVVSEEESENPLSVPKSGHAAALVTCAVGVIGLMFAIGPLSTLING; encoded by the coding sequence ATGCAAAACATCCTCCAGCTCTATAACGTGACCCCGCCCAGCATCGATTGGCTGATGCTGATGCCGGTGCTGTTCATGATCGGGACGGGCTTGCTCTCGCTCATCGTGATGTCCGCGCAAAAGTCGCGCGATACGATGCCGCTGTGGTTCATCACGATCGTCGGCTCCATTTGCTCCGGCTATTCGGCCATCGCGCAGCTCAACTTGCCGGTTGGAACCTCGTTTAGCAACATGGTGATGCGCGACAAAATGGCCGTGATTCTCCAGCTTGCGATCGCGGTGATCACGCTTGTCGTCGCGCTGTTCAGCGATGCTTACCTGAAGCAAAAGCGCATTGCGTTTCGCGAGTTCTATCCGCTGGTGGCGTGGGCCGCGGCGGGCGCCATGATCATGGTGAGCACCACCAATCTTTTGATGCTGTTCATCGGTCTGGAAGTACTCTCGATCGCGCTGTATGTAATGGTCGCGATGAGCCGCTATGAGCTTAAGTCGGAAGAAAGCGCGATCAAATACTTCTTGCTCGGCGCGTTCGCCAGCGCATTTTTGCTCTACGGAATCGCGTTCATCTACGGCGCGACCGGTTCGGTGCAGATCGAAAAAATTAACCTCGCTTGGGGCATCGCGCCCAACGGCCTGGTCGCGGTGGGCGTTGGTCTCATGCTCGTGGGCGTGCTGTTTAAGGCCGCACTGGTGCCGTTCCACCAGTGGACTCCCGACGTGTACCAAGGCGCGCCGACCAACGTGACGGCGTTTATGGCCGCGGCCAGCAAGGTCGCCGCTATCGGGGCGCTGTACCGCATTCTCGATGCCTCCGACGCGCTCAAGCACCTGTATATGCCGGCGCTTTATTGGATCGCGATCCTCACGATGGTCATCCCGAACCTGCTGGCGCTCGTGCAGACCGACGTCAAGCGAGTGCTCGGGTACTCGAGCATTGCCAACGCCGGCTACGTTCTGGTCGGGCTGCTGGCCGCGATTCAGATGAAGCAAGGTCCCGGCACGGCGATCATCTACTTGGTGGGTTATAGCCTCATGACCGTCGGGGCGTTTGCGGTGATTTCGCTGGCGGCCAACGGCGGTAAGGAAAGCACCACGTTCGACGACCTGCGTGGTCTTTGGCGACGCTCGCCGATTGCGGCGGGACTGCTGACGGTGTTCGTGGTCTCGCTCATCGGCATCCCGCCGACGGCCGGGTTCTGGGGCAAGCTCCTGATCTTCCAAGATGCGGTGCGCGCCGATATGGTGTCGCTGGCGATTGTGTTGGCGGTCTCGTCGCTCATTAGTCTTTACTACTACTTGCGCATTCTGCTCGCGGCGGTGGTCAGCGAAGAGGAATCCGAAAACCCGCTGTCGGTTCCCAAGAGTGGTCATGCGGCGGCGCTGGTAACCTGCGCGGTCGGCGTGATCGGCCTGATGTTTGCCATCGGCCCGCTCAGCACGCTCATCAACGGCTGA